TGGGCCATTCCTCAATGACTGCCGTGCCCGAAAGTCCGTCGAGGATGCAGTTGACCAGCGTGGGATTGGAGCCGGTGTTCACCACGATGCCGCCGGAACGGCCATCATTCGAGCTGTTGCCACTAATGGTGCAGTTGGTCAGCACGGGCTTGGAATTTCCCTGACAGAAGAGGGTGCCCGCGTTCCAGTCGTGGGCGTAGTTGCCCGTGATGAGGCAGTTGGTCAGGATGGGGCTGGAATTGTTGTGGGCAAAGATGCCGCCGCCGCCCGCACCGCCCGCGGGGATGGTGGCGCTGTTGGCGCTGATGACGCAGTTTGTCAAAATGGGGGAGGACAACACGCAGCCCACGCCGCCGCCGAAACGGCCGTCATTCGCGGCGATGACGCAGTCCAGCAGGCGCGGGGAGGATTCCTGGCAAGCAATGCCACCGCCGAAATCGGGCGCCGCGGGCGGCACGGGCACAATGCGGTTGCCCAGAATGTTGCAGGCGCGCAGGGACGGCGCGGTGCCGTTCAGGCAGTAGACGCCGCCGCCGCGGTACTCGGCGGTGTTTTCCCGCACCGTCACGTTGTCGAGGTAACAGCCGGGTCCGGAGCCGTCAAATTGGACGCCGCCGCCGCTGCCGGCCTTGCCGCCCGTGACGGTGACCCCGTCGAGGCCGGCATTGTCCACCGCGCCAAAGGTCACGGCCCGGCCCGCGTTGTTTGCGTTGATGACGGTGGGGGGATTGGCGGCCAAATTGCGCTCGGCGGCGTTGGATTCAGTGCCCAGGAAGCCGCCAAAGACCTCGACATTTGCGGGCATGTTCAGCGTTTCGGTGTAGTTTCCGCCCGCCACAAAAACCCACAGGGGCGGCGTGGCCAGGACGGCCGCGTCTATTCCGTCCTGTATTTTGTCGAAAGCCGCAGCCCAGGAGGAGCCGTCGCCGGGGGAGGCGACCGCCGCGTTGACATAAACGGCGTCGCGCAGAAGCAGCAGCGCGTTGACGGAAGTGCCGTTGCCAATGGTGTCATTGTTAAAGTCAATCGTGGCCGGATAGTCGCCCAGGGTCATGCCCTCCGCCACCGCCACATTCACACTCACTGTGATTTGGGCGGTTGCACCGGGTGCGAGCGGGGTGCCCGGTGCGGGCACGGCGCTTGCGTCAAGCCAGGGCGGCGTGGTCACGGACCAGTCCATGGGCTGGTCGTCCACGTTGGTCAGGGTGTAAACGGCCTGCAGGGGCGCGACAGGCCCGCCGGGGCGTCCCCGGACGACAAAAACACCCGAGCCGGAGACATAGAAATCATCCGCCGCCACGGACAGGCGGGGCGTGACCATGAGCCGGACATTGCGCACGAACATGGCACCCGAGGTTGTGTTGGTGAAAGTCACGGAGGCCTGGTACTCGCCCGGCGCCAGATCATTGGCAAGCGCGTTGATCGTTATGTCGGCGGTCGCCGGAACACCTGGATCAACCGTTCCCCCGGCGGGGACCGTCAGCCATGGCTCGGAGGCGGTCGCCGACCAGTCGAGCGGGGCGGCTCCGCTGTTGCTGAGGGTTTGGGTCCGGGAGACCGGGGTGAACGGGCCGCCGTGCCGGCCTTCTGAGACAAAAGCACCCGAGGGGGTGATTTCAAGACTGTCCGGGGGAACATTCCAATTGATGACGCTGCCATAAGCGGCATTCAACCCCACCAGCGTGGCGGGCGGGAGCCCGTCCAGATAGGCCGCCGTCGCGGCGGCGGCCGCGTCGTTGGGGTTCTGGGCGCAGAAGTGCATGAGAATGACCGTGGACTCGCCCGGAATTGTCACGGGATATTCGACATAATAGTTCTCCTGTGACGCGGGCAGGAACACCGCCGTGGAAGTGACCGGGGCGCCCGCCCCCCAGTAATTGAAACTCAGGCTGGGATCGCCGCCCCCGTTGTTGGCGTCGTCGCTGGCAACCCACCGGTCCGCGGGGGTGAACACCGCATCCCCGCTGGAGGAGGCGGTCACTGTCGTCGCCCCGTCCGAGCCGAGGTTGCCCGTGACCTGCACGGTTACATTGACAGGCGCCGGGGCGGGATTTTCGAGATACTCCAGGAAACAGGCCCAGCCCTGTCCGGGAGTATCCGGCACGTATGCGCGCCGTGTCACCAGCACGCCCCCGACCGTTTGAGGACCGGTGATGATCATTCTTCCGTCCTGTGCTTGGCTGGCGGTGTCTGCGAACAGTTGCCCGTTGACCCGCAGGCGCATTGCGCCGTCAAAGGAGTCAGAACTTTCAAGAGGGGTCGGGCTGCCGTCCGCCACCGAGCCGTCCGCCGAAAAATCCCACCAGTAGCCGTTGCCATCCTGGAGGTAAAAAGTCGGGGGAGCGGCTGCGGCCGCCGGGGAAAGCAAGGTCAGGGCCATACCCATGAGAAGCATGAGCACAGCCGGGCATAGGGGTGAAGAAACGGAGAATGGAATGATGCGTTTCGCTAGCATGGGGAAGTCCCTCCTTTGGTGGCGGGGGCATTCCCAACCTGACGCTCCCCGCCGTCGTCCATGACCAGAAAAAATGCCACTAAACATTACTATGAACCTGTCGGCTCATTTTGTCAATGATTTTTTTTGCGTAAAACCGGACGGATCAACGCAGGAGGCGGGCGATGAGGAAGGCCATTTCAAGGGCCTGGGCGCCGTTCATGCGGGGGTCGCAGGCGGTCTGGTAGCATTCGCCCAGATGCCGGGCCTCCACCCCGCCGGAGCCGCCGACACACTCGGTGACGGGCTCGCCGGTCATCTCGAAGTGCACCCCGCCCAGACAGGTGCCCACGGATGCGTGAAGGGCGAAGGTCTGTTCGAGTTCTGAGAAGATGTCCGGCATGTGGCGTGTTTTGCGCCCGTCCTGGGCGGTTTTCGTGTTGCCGTGCATGGGGTCGCAGCTCCAGAGCACGGGATGGCCCGAGCGCGCCACGGCGTGGAGATATTTGGGCAGGCACTCCCCCACTCCGCCCGCGCCAAAGCGGGTGATGAGGGTGACGCGGCCCGGCGCGCGGTCCGGGTCGAGAATGTCGAGGATGTCCAGCAGTTCCGTTTCCGGGGTGCCGGGACCGATTTTGATGCCCACAGGGTTCCGGATGCCCCGCAGGTACTCCACATGGGCGCCGCCACGCTGGCTGGTGCGGTATCCGAGCCACAGGAAATGGGCGCCGAGATTGTACCAGCCGTCGTCGCCGGAACGGGTCAACGCCTGCTCGTAGGGCAGCACCAGGGCCTCGTGCGCCGTGTAGAACGAAACCCGGCTCAGGGTTTCCGAAGCGCCGCCGATGGTGTCCATGAAGGTGATGGCGTCGTTGATGGCGTCCACCATCTGACGGTAGGCGTCCGCGTCACGGCTCTGCTCGATGAATCCCAAGTCCCAGCGCTCCGGGTGATGCAGGTCCGCAAAGCCGCCCTCGATGAGCGCCCGGAGAAAATTCAGGCTGGCCGTCGCGTGGTGGTAGCCCTCCAGCATGCGGTCCGGGTCGGCGCGCCGCGCGGCGGGGTCGGGCGCAAGATCATTGACCAAGTCCCCCCGGTACACCGGCAGCTCCACCCCGTCCACCGTCTCCGTGCCGTTGCTGCGGGGTTTCGCGTACTGTCCCGCGATGCGGCCGATGCGGAGG
The genomic region above belongs to Candidatus Hydrogenedentota bacterium and contains:
- a CDS encoding 3-deoxy-7-phosphoheptulonate synthase, coding for MPPTKWQPGSWRNFPAVQQPPYADMEAVARCVDRLSAKPPLVAQGEVERLRSGLAEAAEGRRFVLHGGDCAERFADCTAASLTAKLQVLLQMSMVLTYATRKPVLRIGRIAGQYAKPRSNGTETVDGVELPVYRGDLVNDLAPDPAARRADPDRMLEGYHHATASLNFLRALIEGGFADLHHPERWDLGFIEQSRDADAYRQMVDAINDAITFMDTIGGASETLSRVSFYTAHEALVLPYEQALTRSGDDGWYNLGAHFLWLGYRTSQRGGAHVEYLRGIRNPVGIKIGPGTPETELLDILDILDPDRAPGRVTLITRFGAGGVGECLPKYLHAVARSGHPVLWSCDPMHGNTKTAQDGRKTRHMPDIFSELEQTFALHASVGTCLGGVHFEMTGEPVTECVGGSGGVEARHLGECYQTACDPRMNGAQALEMAFLIARLLR
- a CDS encoding right-handed parallel beta-helix repeat-containing protein, coding for MLAKRIIPFSVSSPLCPAVLMLLMGMALTLLSPAAAAAPPTFYLQDGNGYWWDFSADGSVADGSPTPLESSDSFDGAMRLRVNGQLFADTASQAQDGRMIITGPQTVGGVLVTRRAYVPDTPGQGWACFLEYLENPAPAPVNVTVQVTGNLGSDGATTVTASSSGDAVFTPADRWVASDDANNGGGDPSLSFNYWGAGAPVTSTAVFLPASQENYYVEYPVTIPGESTVILMHFCAQNPNDAAAAATAAYLDGLPPATLVGLNAAYGSVINWNVPPDSLEITPSGAFVSEGRHGGPFTPVSRTQTLSNSGAAPLDWSATASEPWLTVPAGGTVDPGVPATADITINALANDLAPGEYQASVTFTNTTSGAMFVRNVRLMVTPRLSVAADDFYVSGSGVFVVRGRPGGPVAPLQAVYTLTNVDDQPMDWSVTTPPWLDASAVPAPGTPLAPGATAQITVSVNVAVAEGMTLGDYPATIDFNNDTIGNGTSVNALLLLRDAVYVNAAVASPGDGSSWAAAFDKIQDGIDAAVLATPPLWVFVAGGNYTETLNMPANVEVFGGFLGTESNAAERNLAANPPTVINANNAGRAVTFGAVDNAGLDGVTVTGGKAGSGGGVQFDGSGPGCYLDNVTVRENTAEYRGGGVYCLNGTAPSLRACNILGNRIVPVPPAAPDFGGGIACQESSPRLLDCVIAANDGRFGGGVGCVLSSPILTNCVISANSATIPAGGAGGGGIFAHNNSSPILTNCLITGNYAHDWNAGTLFCQGNSKPVLTNCTISGNSSNDGRSGGIVVNTGSNPTLVNCILDGLSGTAVIEEWPTGGLPQNESDVFVANSLFANNAVADFLDWGAGSQTTYTGGDAVNANVDGASGNVPGGPDPRYAGKITGLWSAAPAYSSGTNRTTLVTTGNPFPATPGALRGRVINPNTAQSRQAYIMDSTANSVTVIGDITAATGFLGFVHNGDGFMLPDYRLDGASPCVNVGDDAAPTVTATDLLGQPRVGPADLGAYECQTPGGVAVVSITPLGDPVTGASTLTFEVLFSRFVTGGLSAADFVVRFAGLDKTPPSVLSLSGSGYRWTVTVNSGNESGQLSLDLVDSGAPITDIIGLNLTEEFISGGTQTLAFLKISRHPVGSSKKQPGDAHTFSVIAQNGIGTLHYRWTHNGVPRGDDSPVLALTNLALGDTGSYVCEVTDDYITVASNPAVLVVSVVSRVPVAGGMGLALLAALCAGAGALRLRKKG